One window of Thiomicrorhabdus lithotrophica genomic DNA carries:
- a CDS encoding ABC transporter ATP-binding protein has translation MSASNIWISDLTHYYNKKQTSPTLDNINLTIPKGQLTALIGRSGCGKSTLLQMLAGLLMPTEGAVRINGHTVYKPNAKWNMMFQKPSLYPWMTVRENAALSLVFAGTYKGNEDRVENLLDMVGLAEHKNKNVQQLSGGQQQRVALARSLAAEPEVLLLDEPFSALDAFTRSQLQTEVAQICHDQGITMVLVTHDIEEAVAMADKVVIMNHNPGRIVGSLEVPVEYPRNRSSAEFVALKEKLFEEFEKIDQAKQAELEQQAS, from the coding sequence ATGTCAGCTTCTAACATTTGGATCTCAGATCTAACGCACTATTACAATAAAAAGCAAACCTCGCCAACGCTAGACAACATTAACCTAACCATCCCAAAAGGTCAGCTAACCGCTCTGATAGGACGAAGCGGTTGCGGTAAGTCAACGTTACTACAGATGCTGGCTGGTTTGTTAATGCCTACAGAAGGCGCTGTGCGCATCAATGGCCATACGGTTTACAAACCTAATGCAAAATGGAACATGATGTTTCAAAAACCTTCATTATACCCTTGGATGACAGTACGTGAAAACGCAGCGCTATCATTAGTATTTGCTGGCACCTACAAAGGTAACGAAGATCGTGTTGAAAACCTTTTAGATATGGTTGGCCTGGCTGAACATAAAAACAAAAACGTACAACAACTTTCTGGTGGTCAGCAACAACGTGTTGCCCTGGCTCGATCATTAGCTGCAGAACCTGAAGTATTACTGCTTGATGAACCCTTTTCTGCCTTAGATGCCTTCACACGCTCACAACTTCAAACAGAAGTGGCGCAAATCTGTCACGACCAAGGAATCACAATGGTCTTAGTGACTCACGACATTGAAGAGGCCGTAGCGATGGCCGACAAGGTTGTCATCATGAATCATAACCCTGGTCGAATCGTTGGCTCTCTTGAGGTTCCTGTTGAATACCCGAGAAACCGCAGCTCAGCAGAGTTTGTCGCACTTAAAGAAAAACTATTCGAAGAATTCGAAAAAATCGATCAAGCCAAACAAGCTGAATTAGAACAACAAGCCTCTTAA
- a CDS encoding sensor domain-containing protein has translation MQSPQFDTDMTTLIEQLNHAHNLQKQQIADSFYDGLILLSLNLKPLLINQKAQDYFNSNPATNSVFEKFEVYRQKRDRVIFDLEHWLEENILNKETNTSPLLWIKCDAKQDRQSSLVPILIRVHKIQSTEHKTESLLILIQDQSLQIQAEAQIRLMEASYAGQFITDAHGYITQPNYAFSAYTGLKPEHLQKMTYIDWLNKQVVFKVPFNSVMEALLEEGCWSGEVQLTPSKNCQYHAILSLSMLTDKNRNIEHFIGILQDITDIHEARSEIERLAYYDKLTGLANRTLLNNQLVSTLNNQPTSQCYSGLILIDLDSFKMINDTLGHAIGDQLLILVSQKISKLASENDLVSRLDGDEFAVLIKESSQDAEEAKTQILSLAHKIREILDDRYSIKNRSLHITASTGVYVFNKALETENSDQIIRHANLAMHEAKNLGGNQVFLFEDKLCDVAKQRLEMLQALNHSELDDEFQLYFQAQVDNQDNTIGAEVLLRWFHPTLGLVPPGQFIPVAEEGRQIIKIGLWVMHKAFLQAKAWNEKHGNIKISINISPIQFHEQSFAELVIGLVKFTRVNPSYITLELTESVLIRNTDLALQKIQHLVSLGFNISIDDFGTGYSSLSYLQKLPIHELKIDQSFIRHVPENPDDIAIVESIVRLAQTKNLGIVAEGVETQEQADFIRQQHNEILIQGYFYSKPCPAYEFEQNFLSVPKLQNKPT, from the coding sequence ATGCAATCGCCACAATTTGACACAGATATGACGACGTTAATTGAGCAACTCAACCATGCTCATAATCTGCAAAAACAGCAAATTGCCGACAGTTTTTATGACGGCTTGATATTACTGTCTTTGAATTTAAAGCCGCTCCTTATCAATCAAAAAGCCCAAGACTATTTTAATTCTAACCCTGCTACCAATTCTGTCTTTGAAAAGTTTGAAGTTTACCGTCAAAAACGTGATCGCGTCATTTTTGATTTAGAACACTGGTTAGAAGAAAATATTCTAAATAAAGAGACGAATACCAGCCCCCTTCTATGGATTAAATGTGACGCTAAACAAGACAGACAGTCATCGCTTGTGCCTATATTGATCAGAGTTCACAAGATACAATCTACTGAACACAAAACTGAAAGTTTATTAATCCTCATTCAAGACCAATCATTACAAATTCAGGCCGAGGCGCAAATCCGACTAATGGAAGCCAGCTATGCAGGACAATTCATTACCGATGCACATGGTTATATTACGCAACCAAATTACGCTTTTTCAGCCTACACTGGTTTAAAACCTGAACATTTACAAAAGATGACTTATATCGACTGGTTAAACAAACAGGTTGTCTTTAAAGTACCATTTAATTCTGTGATGGAAGCTTTACTAGAAGAAGGTTGTTGGAGCGGTGAAGTTCAACTAACACCTTCAAAAAACTGTCAATATCATGCGATTCTTAGTCTTTCAATGCTGACTGACAAAAACCGAAACATTGAACACTTTATTGGCATCTTACAAGACATTACTGACATACATGAAGCGCGCAGTGAAATTGAACGTTTAGCTTACTACGATAAATTAACAGGGCTGGCTAACCGCACCTTGTTAAATAATCAGCTTGTTTCCACACTCAACAACCAACCTACATCACAATGTTACTCCGGATTGATTCTGATTGATCTTGATAGCTTTAAAATGATTAACGATACCTTAGGTCACGCTATTGGCGATCAATTATTGATATTGGTTTCACAAAAAATTTCTAAACTTGCCTCAGAAAATGATTTAGTCTCAAGACTGGACGGAGATGAGTTTGCGGTTCTAATTAAAGAAAGCAGCCAAGATGCGGAAGAAGCTAAAACTCAAATTCTGAGTCTAGCTCACAAAATTAGAGAAATTCTAGATGACCGTTACAGTATTAAAAACCGCTCATTACACATTACCGCTAGTACTGGCGTTTATGTTTTTAACAAAGCACTCGAAACTGAAAACTCAGATCAAATTATTCGCCACGCTAACCTTGCTATGCACGAAGCCAAAAACCTTGGTGGTAATCAGGTCTTTTTATTTGAAGATAAGCTCTGCGATGTTGCAAAACAACGCTTAGAAATGCTACAAGCCTTAAACCACTCTGAATTAGATGATGAATTCCAACTTTACTTTCAGGCTCAAGTTGATAATCAAGACAACACTATTGGGGCAGAAGTTCTTCTAAGATGGTTCCACCCAACACTAGGCCTTGTACCACCTGGTCAATTTATCCCAGTGGCGGAAGAGGGTCGTCAAATCATTAAGATTGGGCTTTGGGTTATGCATAAAGCCTTTTTACAAGCTAAAGCCTGGAATGAAAAGCATGGCAACATTAAAATATCAATTAACATTAGCCCTATTCAATTTCATGAACAGAGTTTTGCAGAGCTTGTAATCGGTTTAGTCAAGTTCACTCGCGTTAATCCGAGTTACATTACCCTTGAATTAACCGAAAGCGTTTTAATTCGTAATACCGATTTAGCATTACAAAAAATTCAACATTTAGTCAGTCTAGGGTTTAATATCTCGATTGATGACTTTGGAACAGGGTACTCATCACTCAGCTATTTACAAAAACTGCCTATTCATGAACTTAAAATTGATCAAAGCTTTATTCGTCACGTACCAGAAAACCCAGATGATATCGCAATCGTTGAATCCATCGTACGTTTAGCGCAAACCAAAAATCTAGGAATTGTTGCCGAAGGGGTAGAAACACAAGAACAAGCCGACTTCATTCGTCAACAACACAATGAAATTCTCATACAAGGCTATTTTTACAGTAAACCCTGCCCCGCATATGAATTTGAACAAAATTTTTTAAGTGTACCTAAACTTCAGAATAAACCAACCTAA
- a CDS encoding sensor domain-containing protein, whose translation MGANNQLTKLEKTVQRLREERQNKREIFNSIHDGIIVFKSSLTIQTINSPAKTLLQIDDDFHPEKCPLALYKNKKATISFKLDKWLNTIKETPSSESTEILVWYSDPTTLQTTPLLLSAKAMLNKKGRLKNVLLVIYDRTVHTQADEQKRLMLAAFESYNAQFISNEKGYIIKPNDSFIAISGLTKDVLKKMTLMEWIERQVFLKNDTVGLLKTLLEQRFWSSEVELHPTKETTFHAILSISMVADKEYNIEHYIVNIQNITDLKEAHRKIEHMAFYDGLTGLANRKLAIEYINSTIKNHRRHKSYSALLYINLDRFKSINDAFGRRTGDRFLIKIAKVLRGILREEDNIARVGGDEFVVVTQDRETNSEQATRNALKLANKISNALNHHFLVDELTLHSSVRIGVIIYPGENNDTAENILVKADLAVTKAKNIKKKYKVFIYDPVLSEEVKSCRQLESDLIHAYERGEIELHFQAQMGAGHELHGAETLARWKHPILGFVSPERFIRIAEESRQILKLGAWIMHQAFVQAKSWTVSRPNFNLAINISPIQFHDADFIETVIYIMIETKVNPQNITLELTEGILISDTESAVEKIARLAELGFKISIDDFGTGYSSLSYFQRLPIHELKIDKSFIARVPNSKEDVAIIESIVHLAKTKELLIVAEGIETQDQLEFIQQQATNIIIQGYFFSKPCPAREFEACFLQNKSNI comes from the coding sequence ATGGGTGCCAACAATCAACTTACCAAGCTTGAAAAAACGGTACAAAGACTCCGCGAAGAACGACAAAATAAGCGTGAAATTTTTAATTCCATCCACGATGGCATTATTGTCTTTAAATCCAGCTTAACTATCCAAACCATCAACAGCCCTGCCAAGACTCTTCTGCAAATTGATGACGACTTTCATCCTGAAAAATGTCCTTTAGCTCTTTATAAAAATAAGAAAGCAACCATCTCTTTTAAACTCGATAAATGGCTTAATACCATTAAAGAAACCCCTTCTAGCGAATCTACAGAAATCCTTGTTTGGTATAGTGATCCTACAACGTTACAAACCACACCTTTATTGCTTAGTGCAAAAGCAATGCTCAACAAAAAAGGCCGTTTAAAAAACGTATTACTGGTTATTTATGACCGAACTGTTCACACTCAAGCTGACGAGCAAAAACGCTTAATGCTAGCTGCATTTGAAAGCTATAACGCGCAATTCATCTCAAATGAAAAAGGCTACATCATTAAACCTAACGATAGCTTTATTGCGATATCTGGACTCACAAAAGACGTATTAAAAAAGATGACGTTAATGGAGTGGATTGAACGGCAAGTCTTCTTAAAAAATGATACTGTAGGTCTACTCAAAACCCTACTCGAGCAACGATTTTGGAGTAGTGAAGTAGAATTACACCCCACTAAAGAAACCACTTTTCACGCCATTCTAAGCATATCAATGGTGGCCGACAAAGAATACAACATTGAACATTACATCGTTAATATACAAAACATTACCGATCTCAAAGAAGCCCACCGTAAAATTGAGCACATGGCTTTTTATGATGGCTTAACTGGCCTCGCCAACCGCAAACTAGCCATCGAATACATCAACTCCACCATCAAAAATCATCGTCGTCACAAATCTTATAGCGCTTTGCTTTACATCAACTTGGATCGCTTTAAAAGTATTAACGACGCTTTTGGTCGTAGGACTGGAGATCGTTTTCTTATTAAAATCGCAAAGGTACTTAGAGGCATTTTGCGAGAAGAAGACAATATCGCTCGTGTTGGTGGAGATGAGTTTGTCGTTGTTACTCAAGACAGAGAAACTAATTCAGAACAAGCCACACGTAATGCTTTAAAACTTGCTAATAAAATTTCCAATGCACTTAATCATCATTTTTTAGTTGATGAACTCACGCTACATAGTTCAGTACGCATTGGTGTAATCATCTACCCTGGCGAGAATAATGACACCGCTGAAAACATTTTGGTAAAAGCGGATTTAGCCGTCACAAAAGCTAAAAACATTAAGAAAAAGTATAAGGTTTTTATCTATGACCCAGTCTTGAGTGAAGAAGTTAAAAGCTGTCGCCAACTAGAAAGTGATTTGATTCATGCTTACGAAAGAGGGGAAATTGAGCTTCACTTTCAAGCACAAATGGGCGCGGGACATGAACTCCACGGTGCTGAAACCCTCGCTAGATGGAAGCATCCAATATTAGGCTTTGTGTCACCCGAAAGATTCATTAGGATTGCTGAAGAGAGTCGTCAAATATTAAAACTGGGCGCTTGGATAATGCACCAAGCTTTTGTACAAGCAAAGAGCTGGACCGTTTCTAGACCAAACTTTAATCTAGCAATTAATATTAGCCCCATTCAATTCCATGATGCCGACTTCATTGAGACTGTCATTTACATTATGATTGAAACTAAAGTTAACCCACAAAATATTACACTTGAGTTAACCGAGGGGATTTTAATCTCAGATACAGAAAGCGCGGTGGAAAAGATAGCTCGTTTAGCAGAGTTAGGCTTCAAAATATCTATTGATGATTTTGGAACAGGCTACTCTTCATTAAGTTATTTTCAAAGATTGCCTATCCATGAACTAAAAATCGATAAGAGCTTTATTGCTCGAGTTCCTAATAGCAAAGAAGATGTTGCAATTATTGAATCTATTGTTCACTTGGCAAAAACCAAAGAACTTCTTATCGTAGCTGAGGGTATCGAAACTCAAGACCAACTCGAGTTTATTCAACAACAAGCCACTAATATTATTATTCAAGGATATTTTTTCAGTAAGCCTTGTCCAGCTAGAGAATTTGAAGCCTGCTTTTTACAAAACAAAAGTAATATCTAG
- a CDS encoding TRAP transporter large permease produces the protein MEWLALVLFALVFIALLTGFPVAFTLAGVSLIFALVANLFGAFDMAFLQSIPNRIFSIMSNSNLIAVPLFVFMGIMLEQSKIAEGLLQTMEEVMRGVKGGLGIAVIIVGALLAASTGIVGATVVTMGLLALPTMLKQGYCPRVASGTICASGTLGQIIPPSIVLILLGDVLSSSYQQAQLNQGIFSPETLSVGDLFVGALLPGMLLVLSYIGYMIFKAYTQPDKIPSHQGEPIAPGLAVRVIKSLLPPLMLILLVLGSILGGYATPTEAASLGALGALILAIVNRKLSLSILKRVMQNTLQVTSMIFLIFIGAAFFSLVFRGLGGDDLITELLTDLPGGVFTAMLIVMALMFILGFFLDFIEITYVVVPVVAPILLMMGVDPIWLGIMIAINLQTAFLTPPFGFALFYLRGVAPPELKTTDIYKGTIPFILIQLSMLVVLAIWPEIVTWLPSIIYKN, from the coding sequence ATGGAGTGGTTAGCCTTAGTTTTGTTTGCCTTAGTTTTTATCGCCCTACTAACCGGGTTTCCAGTTGCCTTTACCCTTGCAGGCGTATCACTCATTTTTGCTTTAGTTGCTAACCTATTCGGCGCATTTGATATGGCATTTTTGCAAAGTATTCCTAACCGAATTTTTAGCATCATGAGCAATTCAAACCTTATCGCTGTGCCTCTTTTTGTCTTTATGGGCATTATGTTAGAACAATCCAAAATCGCTGAAGGCCTTTTACAAACCATGGAAGAGGTCATGCGTGGCGTGAAAGGCGGCTTAGGTATTGCGGTCATAATTGTTGGTGCCTTATTAGCAGCCAGTACGGGGATTGTGGGTGCAACCGTTGTAACGATGGGATTACTTGCCTTACCGACTATGCTTAAGCAAGGCTACTGCCCAAGAGTGGCTAGCGGTACAATCTGCGCATCAGGGACTTTAGGGCAAATCATTCCACCTTCTATTGTGTTAATTCTTTTAGGAGACGTACTATCATCTTCATACCAACAAGCCCAACTTAACCAAGGTATTTTCTCTCCAGAAACACTTTCGGTAGGTGATCTGTTTGTTGGTGCTTTGCTACCCGGCATGCTGTTAGTTTTAAGTTATATCGGCTATATGATTTTTAAAGCCTATACACAACCAGACAAAATCCCCAGCCACCAAGGCGAACCGATTGCACCAGGCCTGGCAGTTCGTGTTATTAAAAGTTTATTACCACCATTAATGTTGATTCTATTGGTTTTAGGTTCAATATTAGGAGGCTATGCCACTCCTACTGAAGCTGCTTCATTAGGCGCATTAGGCGCTTTGATTTTAGCCATTGTTAATCGTAAATTAAGCCTAAGTATTCTCAAAAGAGTCATGCAAAATACATTACAAGTAACAAGCATGATTTTTCTTATTTTTATTGGTGCTGCATTTTTCTCATTAGTATTTAGAGGATTAGGTGGGGACGATTTAATTACTGAACTATTAACTGATCTGCCTGGAGGCGTTTTCACAGCCATGCTCATTGTGATGGCATTAATGTTTATCTTAGGCTTCTTTTTAGACTTTATTGAGATTACCTATGTTGTCGTACCCGTTGTTGCGCCGATTTTATTAATGATGGGAGTAGACCCAATTTGGCTTGGAATTATGATTGCAATCAATTTACAGACTGCTTTTTTAACCCCACCATTTGGTTTCGCACTTTTCTACTTACGTGGTGTTGCGCCACCAGAATTGAAAACCACAGATATTTATAAAGGAACAATTCCTTTTATTCTCATACAGTTAAGCATGTTAGTCGTTTTAGCTATTTGGCCTGAAATTGTCACTTGGCTTCCGAGTATTATTTACAAAAATTAA
- a CDS encoding TRAP transporter small permease subunit, whose protein sequence is MPLSAFSQFLTTFVRQQNAFQKQLGQWVAWGSLSLVLITALVVILRYGFNMGSIALQESIMYNHAILFMLGIAYTYEQDKHVRVDVFYGQLDARKKAWVNFIGTIMFVLPVMAFIFWSGWEYVTTSWQIKEASGEAGGIAYLYMLKTLIVIMAGLVSLQAVSVLIQSALTLFIKPEPVIESDIETNIKTEGKL, encoded by the coding sequence ATGCCGTTATCCGCCTTTTCACAATTTCTTACCACTTTTGTTCGTCAACAAAATGCTTTTCAAAAACAGCTTGGGCAGTGGGTTGCCTGGGGTAGTTTGTCTTTGGTACTAATTACTGCTCTAGTGGTTATTTTACGTTATGGTTTTAATATGGGTTCTATTGCCTTACAAGAGAGCATTATGTATAACCATGCCATCCTTTTTATGCTTGGTATCGCCTATACATACGAACAAGACAAACATGTCAGGGTTGATGTTTTTTACGGCCAATTAGATGCACGTAAAAAGGCCTGGGTAAACTTTATAGGCACCATTATGTTCGTTCTGCCCGTGATGGCTTTTATCTTTTGGTCAGGCTGGGAATATGTGACCACAAGCTGGCAAATAAAAGAAGCCTCTGGGGAAGCGGGGGGCATAGCTTATTTGTATATGCTAAAAACCCTGATTGTCATTATGGCAGGCCTGGTAAGTTTGCAAGCTGTATCGGTTTTGATTCAATCGGCTTTAACACTATTCATAAAACCCGAACCAGTTATAGAATCAGACATTGAAACAAATATTAAAACCGAGGGGAAACTATAA
- a CDS encoding primosomal protein N': MPNPKIAKVAVPGPFLFPLDYLLEPELDLLTIDKPSAVIGGRVWVPFRNKQIVGLVMDISESADFEISKIKPISEVIDIEPLFNKTQLGLFNWASQYYHEPIGDVIMTALPKRLRAGENAEINGMQYWQLSEEGQSKTLDDISKRALRQRKVFEQFVDKGLKSESDLNAELENWRSAVKTFTEKGWLETTNGPCLRESNYAPAPNHPLNSAQQTAVDAVLDSQTNQTQFKAFLLEGITGSGKTEVYLGMIESMIKQGKQVLVLVPEIGLTPQMVSRFEAYLQARVAALHSGLNDSERHCAWHLIRTGQIQVLLGTRSAIFTPFKNLGLCIIDEEHDLSYKQQEGFRYSARDLMVQRAYREKLPVVLGSATPSLETLHNAQTGRYQHLHLKQRAGLAKLPSLKLLDIRGEKVQEGVSRPLKTAMTKHLEAGGQALLFLNRRGFSPVLMCHDCGWQAACPSCDANMTFHITQGQTSDGGVAGYLQCHHCDEQMAKPSCCPSCDSEEFVNVGQGTERLEDTIKEWFPDKRILRIDRDTTRLKGSMAELTGIAQRGEADILIGTQMLAKGHHFPNVTLVGLLDIDQGLFSADYRAAERMAQLILQVSGRAGRAEKPGEVLIQTHHPDHPLLTTLIQKGYTAFADKALQERKSAFLPPFKYQILIRAEATNPQDGMAFLDSLKAGLENYWQQWVDAKLVEGSIDFWGPVSAPMLRRQGRYRYQLMLQSKNRADLHRLLTEMQPHIYTSPLARKVRWSIDVDPQEMY, translated from the coding sequence TTGCCAAACCCTAAAATCGCTAAAGTTGCTGTTCCTGGCCCTTTTTTATTTCCATTAGATTACTTGCTTGAGCCTGAGTTGGATCTGTTAACCATTGATAAACCCAGTGCGGTGATTGGTGGACGTGTTTGGGTGCCATTTAGAAATAAACAGATTGTTGGCTTAGTGATGGATATTAGTGAATCGGCTGATTTTGAGATTTCAAAAATCAAACCGATTAGTGAAGTGATTGATATTGAACCGCTGTTCAATAAAACCCAGCTAGGCCTATTTAACTGGGCAAGCCAGTATTACCATGAACCTATCGGTGATGTAATAATGACCGCTCTACCCAAACGCTTAAGAGCGGGTGAGAATGCCGAAATTAATGGTATGCAATATTGGCAGCTGTCAGAAGAAGGGCAAAGTAAAACGTTAGATGATATTTCTAAACGCGCCTTACGCCAGCGTAAGGTTTTTGAACAGTTTGTAGATAAAGGATTAAAGTCAGAATCCGACTTGAATGCTGAGTTAGAAAACTGGCGAAGTGCAGTGAAAACCTTTACTGAAAAAGGTTGGCTAGAAACGACTAATGGGCCTTGTTTAAGAGAGTCGAATTATGCACCAGCGCCAAATCATCCGTTAAATTCAGCTCAGCAAACGGCGGTAGACGCGGTTTTAGATTCACAAACCAACCAAACTCAATTTAAAGCCTTTTTATTAGAAGGTATTACCGGTAGCGGTAAAACCGAAGTTTACCTTGGCATGATTGAATCTATGATTAAGCAGGGAAAACAGGTTTTGGTGTTGGTGCCTGAAATTGGTTTAACGCCACAAATGGTATCGCGTTTTGAAGCCTATTTACAAGCGCGAGTAGCCGCTTTGCATTCAGGGCTAAATGATTCTGAACGTCACTGTGCTTGGCACCTTATTCGTACCGGACAAATTCAGGTTTTATTGGGTACGCGTTCGGCTATTTTTACCCCTTTTAAAAATCTTGGCTTGTGCATTATTGATGAAGAGCATGACTTGTCTTATAAACAGCAAGAGGGGTTTCGCTATTCTGCTCGTGATTTGATGGTACAAAGAGCTTATCGAGAAAAATTACCCGTGGTTTTAGGCTCTGCTACGCCCAGTTTAGAAACGTTACATAACGCTCAAACAGGTCGCTATCAACATTTGCACTTAAAACAGAGAGCGGGTTTAGCCAAACTACCTAGTTTGAAGCTTTTGGATATACGCGGCGAAAAGGTTCAAGAAGGCGTTTCGAGACCGTTAAAAACCGCTATGACAAAACATCTTGAAGCGGGTGGGCAAGCCTTACTGTTTTTAAATAGACGTGGATTCTCTCCGGTACTAATGTGTCATGATTGCGGTTGGCAGGCCGCTTGCCCAAGTTGTGATGCCAATATGACTTTCCATATCACCCAAGGTCAAACCAGTGATGGGGGTGTTGCAGGGTATTTACAATGCCATCACTGTGATGAACAAATGGCTAAGCCGAGCTGTTGTCCAAGCTGTGACAGTGAAGAGTTTGTTAATGTTGGTCAAGGAACGGAACGTTTAGAAGATACAATTAAAGAGTGGTTTCCTGATAAAAGAATCTTAAGGATTGATCGCGATACTACTCGTTTAAAAGGTTCTATGGCTGAGTTGACGGGGATTGCACAGCGTGGTGAAGCAGATATCCTGATTGGAACCCAAATGCTGGCTAAAGGACATCATTTCCCTAATGTGACGTTGGTGGGTCTGCTGGATATTGACCAAGGACTATTCAGCGCTGATTATCGTGCGGCAGAAAGAATGGCGCAACTCATTTTGCAAGTTTCAGGGCGTGCAGGACGAGCTGAAAAACCAGGGGAAGTATTGATTCAAACTCATCATCCAGATCACCCTTTATTAACAACGTTAATTCAAAAAGGCTATACGGCGTTTGCTGATAAAGCTTTGCAGGAACGTAAATCTGCTTTCTTGCCACCTTTTAAATATCAAATTCTTATTCGTGCTGAAGCAACGAACCCACAGGATGGTATGGCTTTTTTAGATTCACTCAAAGCAGGGCTTGAAAATTATTGGCAGCAATGGGTAGACGCGAAATTAGTTGAAGGCAGTATTGATTTCTGGGGGCCGGTTTCTGCTCCAATGTTACGCCGCCAAGGTCGTTACCGTTATCAACTGATGTTGCAGTCTAAAAACCGTGCTGATTTACATCGTTTATTAACGGAAATGCAGCCACATATTTATACCAGCCCTCTGGCCCGTAAGGTTCGCTGGAGCATTGATGTTGATCCTCAAGAAATGTACTGA
- a CDS encoding SPFH domain-containing protein: protein MDFLSFVGTISVFIVIYLFLAVKIVSQAELVVIERLGKFHRTLGAGINFIVPFIDQKRSSFSTQEQIIDVPRQAVITKDNVSIQIDAVVFIRINDAKQATYEIQDLKGAIAQLAQTTLRAEIGRMELDDTLSSRADLNAVLLTALDLASSTWGAKVTRVEVADISVPEAVQSAMELQMEAERRRRATETEAEGDKNALVFQAEGERQQAFKQAEAVERMADAHKYEKEQLAMGEQKAMELINQAMLENKDAASFLLAKDRIAAFAGLASSDSANKVIVPVETSEMVGSLAAFTSILGQNASTK, encoded by the coding sequence GTGGATTTTTTAAGTTTTGTTGGAACAATTTCAGTTTTTATTGTTATCTACCTATTTTTAGCGGTCAAAATTGTCTCACAAGCTGAATTAGTGGTTATTGAACGTTTAGGTAAGTTTCATCGAACGTTGGGTGCCGGAATTAACTTCATTGTGCCGTTTATTGACCAGAAACGATCAAGCTTTTCTACCCAAGAACAAATCATTGATGTGCCGCGCCAAGCGGTTATCACCAAAGATAACGTTAGTATTCAGATTGATGCAGTGGTCTTCATTCGTATTAACGATGCAAAGCAAGCTACCTATGAAATACAAGATCTGAAAGGTGCGATTGCTCAGTTAGCACAAACGACCTTGCGAGCAGAGATTGGCCGAATGGAGTTAGATGATACGTTAAGTTCACGAGCCGACTTAAATGCCGTGTTACTAACCGCTTTAGATTTAGCAAGTAGCACTTGGGGGGCGAAAGTGACTCGTGTTGAAGTGGCTGATATCTCTGTACCAGAAGCCGTGCAAAGTGCCATGGAATTGCAAATGGAAGCCGAGCGTCGCCGTCGTGCTACTGAAACAGAGGCCGAGGGTGATAAAAATGCTTTGGTTTTTCAAGCTGAAGGTGAACGTCAGCAAGCCTTTAAACAAGCCGAAGCGGTTGAACGTATGGCTGATGCGCATAAGTATGAAAAAGAGCAGCTAGCGATGGGTGAACAAAAAGCGATGGAGCTGATTAACCAAGCCATGCTAGAGAATAAAGATGCAGCTAGCTTTTTATTAGCTAAAGATAGAATCGCTGCTTTTGCAGGCCTGGCAAGTAGTGATTCAGCTAATAAAGTGATTGTGCCAGTGGAAACATCTGAAATGGTCGGTTCTTTAGCGGCATTTACAAGTATTCTTGGCCAGAACGCTAGTACTAAATAA
- a CDS encoding NfeD family protein codes for MENILPVIPAWIMLTIGVVLLALELLSGAFVILFFGMAFLVVGYSGFMIDWQAGEYQVLAVAVLGGILTYVLRGYFMRGMSKEDLPLETMQVGESGIIVDDGGEQRLRYKGTTWAFKYTGEDAVAIGDEVMVVELKNNVALVTK; via the coding sequence ATGGAAAATATACTACCAGTCATTCCTGCTTGGATAATGTTAACCATTGGTGTTGTATTACTCGCTCTTGAACTGCTTAGTGGAGCCTTTGTGATTCTGTTTTTTGGAATGGCATTTTTAGTGGTTGGTTATAGTGGTTTTATGATTGATTGGCAAGCAGGTGAATATCAAGTTTTAGCGGTCGCTGTTTTGGGTGGGATTCTGACCTATGTTTTACGTGGTTATTTTATGAGAGGTATGAGTAAAGAGGATTTGCCTTTAGAAACCATGCAGGTTGGAGAGTCAGGAATAATTGTTGATGATGGCGGTGAGCAGAGGCTAAGGTATAAAGGCACAACTTGGGCATTCAAATATACGGGTGAAGATGCCGTTGCAATAGGTGATGAGGTAATGGTTGTTGAGCTTAAAAACAATGTTGCTTTGGTAACTAAATAG